Proteins co-encoded in one Bacillota bacterium genomic window:
- a CDS encoding DNA-directed RNA polymerase subunit beta' yields MASPEQIRAWSSGEVKKPETINYRTLKPEREGLFCEKIFGPQRDWECHCGKYKRVRYKGIVCDRCGVEVTRSKVRRERLGHIELAAPVSHIWYFKGIPSRMGLLLDMSPRALEKILYFASYIVTDPGDTPLAKKQLLNEAE; encoded by the coding sequence ATGGCTTCGCCGGAGCAGATCCGCGCGTGGTCGAGCGGCGAGGTAAAGAAGCCTGAGACCATTAACTACCGGACTCTCAAGCCTGAGCGCGAGGGGCTGTTCTGCGAGAAGATCTTCGGTCCCCAAAGAGACTGGGAGTGCCACTGCGGGAAGTACAAGAGAGTCCGATACAAGGGAATAGTATGTGACCGGTGTGGAGTGGAGGTCACCCGATCCAAGGTGCGCCGGGAGAGGCTTGGCCACATCGAGCTTGCGGCCCCGGTTTCGCACATTTGGTACTTCAAGGGCATCCCGAGCCGGATGGGGCTCTTGCTCGACATGTCCCCCCGCGCGCTCGAGAAGATACTTTACTTCGCGTCTTACATCGTCACTGACCCCGGAGACACCCCCCTCGCCAAGAAGCAACTGCTCAACGAGGCAGAGT